Sequence from the Seriola aureovittata isolate HTS-2021-v1 ecotype China chromosome 6, ASM2101889v1, whole genome shotgun sequence genome:
ACCAACTCAGTTGTTGTAGGTTTGCTGTTCTCATGATGAATAAACTTCTCAATGTGAAAATGATCTATTGTTGACTCTCCTAATTTTTCCCCATAGGTGACAGCTGTGAGATATGAATAACTAGAGACAAACAGGCACTAGTCCCACAAACTACAATCATCCGAAATATTACCGTGCTTCTAGCAAAGACAAACCAACCCACAGTAAGACAAGGTAAAACACAAATCAGATTAGGTTAACATTACACAAGAAGGAAGTACCTGTATTACTCAGCCTCTaagacaagaacaaaaacattccTCTGTTCCTCTTGATTTCAGGTCTCTGTTGGTTGTTACTTTTTCATCTACCATGGAGTCCCTGTCGTCTTTTGACGGTGGCCATGTTTTACAAGTGGACAGTGAACCGGTATGTAAGGGACACCGTCGCAAGAGGGAGTTCATACCTGAAGAGAAGAAGGATGCCCTATACTGGGAGAAACGTCGCAAGAACAACGAGGCAGCCAAGCGGTCACGGGAGAAGAGAAGGATGAATGACTATGTGCTGGAGACTCATTTCATAGCcctgaaagaagaaaatgccAGGCTTAGTGCTGAATTAATGGCCATGAAGCTCCACTTTGGGCTGGTTCACCCTGCAGCATACACTGCCCACCAGAGCAACCAACTGAATCACCATGTTCACAGCGGCACCCTGTCACCCACGCCTGCCACCAGCACCCACCCCCAGTTCCTGCAGAGGGACTACTACTGGCATGGTAGAGACTCTACTGTTATGCCAAGCCACCAACCCTCTCAGCCTCTTTTCATTCCTGCATATGCCCTCCATACCATGAGAGGTTACCCATACTTAAACACATCTGGTGGTGCCAACTCTGGCCTTGTCACTCCCCTTGCTCTCCCTCGAAATCTCCTGCCGACCCACGCACCCCGACCTGGAGCTTCTCTACTGAAGCCCATTCCTACAAGAGCCGCCtcagatgaggaggaagagcagcaggTCCCAGGGGTGCTGTCCCTGACGTGCTCTGCTCCGCCTCGCAAAATCAACAGGAAAGGAGAAAGGGTCTACTTCCCACCAAGACAATGCACATCCAACTGACTGTCAAATATAAAGGGGTGTATCTACTGTAAGGCTGTTGGATTGAttgagtgaaaaataaatagctCATTTCTCTTTACATCCCGTTAAAAATTCCTGCTTACACCGTAACTTTAAGAGCTCTATTATTGTAGAGTAATGGCACATGGTGCGTGTTGCGCTTAAAAAGTACGACGTAAGTGCATAAAGTTTTTAAACCACCACACTCTCCGCTTTTCATATCACAGCACACATTGACAGTTCTATGTTGAATGTTCATTCACTCTACAGCCCCTTGAAGAACATATTGCCCCCCACACACCAGAAAAGTTAGTGTTTGAATAAAATCCATTCATGTACAAGTGCACAGCATGCCATGCTGcgtcagaaaaataaaaataaaaaaaatatatatatatacagctcTAAAGCTAATTGAGCTCCTTTCTGCGTGATGTCAAAGTCAAGCAGATGTTCAGATGTGGGTTATGAATAAGTAGTCACTCATCTTGATCGGAGCTACCTACTCTCCGGTCAGAGGACTGCTAATTATTCAACCAcaacatcatgttttttttttcttttacatgcaTGAATGTTGATGAGAAATGTGGCAGAACTAGTTGTGTGTCAAAtgtcagtttgtattttgtcGATGAATAAGCATTACTTGATGCTAATGTATATCTGTTAACCATCAATTGTAATCTCAACTAGATTAATGTAGAATCAATTATATCTCACCACCTTTTTTTATACGgtgaaatgcagctgaaaacatgCGTTACTCgaaataaaaagttgtaaaaagaTAAACTTTTGGATATCATATGGTTTCATCTGGGACATGGCAAAGTTACTATAGGTTGCAACCTCCCTCCAAATGGAAACAGTGAAATGTGATGTTGTATTTCTTTGGTTTTCCTGTGTGGGCAGGCAGACATCTTCCATCATGCTGTGGTCTGGACAGTCTGTCTGAACCTGTCAATAATCTAAAAAGCTTTGGGTCGACATTGTGgtgaatatattttacattaaaaagaGATTAAAACAATTACGTTAAAGCATTGTGAACAAAGTTTTAAGTTATCCTAAGTATTTCCTCCATAACCCAGAAACTGATGGAAAATTCACCATATCATGTACTTTGCcaacagaggaggagataaagGCTGTGTCCAAATACAGAGACCAACTCCTACAGTGCTGTGGCCTTGAGCAGATTGAAGGTTTGTGTACTTCAGTACTCAAAAAAATTAGACCGTCTGTCCaaagagaaaagtaaaactttTGCATTAGGTTACAGAAACAGCAGCTTACTGCTCTCTTCTTCTAGCTGGCATCTGTTGTTTCTTTCCATGTATTTTCAAGTCAGCATTACCCCAGGCTGCTGCAGATTGTTGGCTGTTTGCCCAACAACCTCAAGGCAACATTGCTGCTGGCCAGGCAAATAGCCAGTCCTGCTGGCTGAAAGACAAACTCAAAGAAACAGTGACTGCCAACAGGAACAAGACAGCAGCTGACTACTGAGTAAGTGTTTTTGTAATATAACACTATTTGTTGTTTATGGACAGACATGCAATAACTTATCAGCTGCTGTGGCTAAGATTATTAAACAGGGCCAATAGAGCTGTTAAAAGCAGGTagttaaaaatgtcaattttatgacatatgGCACATTTGCTTATAAATAAGTAGTCcgtaaaacaaacaacagagctCCATCTCCATAAGGCCCATAGCAATTTACACAATCTAAAAACTACTTAATTACTGACAATGGGAATACAGAGAGCCTGGCAGGTATTAGGGGAATCTTTTTAAATTATCT
This genomic interval carries:
- the nfil3-4 gene encoding nuclear factor, interleukin 3 regulated, member 4, translating into MESLSSFDGGHVLQVDSEPVCKGHRRKREFIPEEKKDALYWEKRRKNNEAAKRSREKRRMNDYVLETHFIALKEENARLSAELMAMKLHFGLVHPAAYTAHQSNQLNHHVHSGTLSPTPATSTHPQFLQRDYYWHGRDSTVMPSHQPSQPLFIPAYALHTMRGYPYLNTSGGANSGLVTPLALPRNLLPTHAPRPGASLLKPIPTRAASDEEEEQQVPGVLSLTCSAPPRKINRKGERVYFPPRQCTSN